tgcattttagtgctcagtCTTGTCATTTTTGGGCCCaggccattgccattgtacataatactctttgggccagtggtggcttttagatatcaaaatacagtgtacacaatacttttaggacctatggcagccattttggatttcaaagtacagcatttattacctccacgaccaatatgtgatgtatttacttagaaatcatgtttaagacaatatttttactcgtatatAACAgctatatgcattttatgattctcactcttgtgaaaattagtttctccattcgcattgtacatggcctatggcggccattttgaatgtcaaaatacagcatttatcacataaatggtatattaatggcaatgatgtttttagtcagtattccactcgtttatcttaataatatgcattttagcgctcactcttgtcattttttgggCCCAGGCCActgccattgtacataatactctttGGGCCAGTTGGGCGtcttttagatatcaaaatacagcaaggtccccatatatgacataataaatgatgtatctcgttagtaatgatgatttgcatgtATTACTTCGTTcgtacatcgcgatttttttgcggtttagtgctaatttttgtgaaaattagttttccctattcatattgtacataatagagtatacaagggcctatggcggccattttgaatatcaggaaaatgaatattttgtcaaaaattattttttcagagagtatttcactcctgccacacgatttcatgcatttcatagccaatgtgcggacaattttatgattttcatgggtaatttgcatattttggcggccatattggattttgccaatttgcggaaaatgctcaaggttacacgagtggcatcatccagattcgtaatcagcaccctcgaattgacaagaaaccataaaaaaatattgtatatataaaaaaacaaggtttggtcaagtttctatggagcctatcctggactatatatGGACGAATATTTGTAAGAGtactggggccgattgcacgaaagtgtctttccaaggaccgtctttcgtgtcgctgTAAGCGGGgtatttctgaatttttttatttaaaaattacaTTCGTTaacttgcttttaaatcaatttttatacgATTTCAcgagatatcacatcattttataaacaaagattGTGTTTCTTATAACGGACGAATAATATACGTTTGGAGATAGTTTATttaaaatgcgtttcacatggcgcatcataaaaaatgggcgacacgaaggatggtccttgcaaagaccctttcgtgcaatcggccccaggtCTATATGTAGTTCGTCGAGGAGGccggggcggggggggggggactgagaGGGGAGATCAGTGGGGGGCGTCTCAGATTCATAGGCAGGACCGGGGCTGGGGGCTAGTGGgtcgttgtggcccagtggattagtctttttactttgaaacagagggttgtgggttcgaatcccagccatggcgtaaggtccttcagcaagaaatgtatccacattgtgctgcacttaacccaggtgaggtgaattggtacccggcaggattaattccttgaatgcatgagcgctgaaaggagGCTCGAGctaaaaccggggtaataataataataacaacgctcctcgaaatataatatttctagatagatggcgctatatatataaatgcctattattattatcgttattatgataataattaaaaaaatattattattatcaacatttCCCCCGCGGTGATCCATTGTCGGTTGTCTCAGAGCTAAGAGTTGTAtttattaggggggggggtagtcataTAGAATGATCGAAGTATATTAAAATCTTAGTTTTTATTTACAAGCAGGACAAGctgatttttaatatatttcatttacataggcTCCCTTTAACCTTTTAAGCATTGTTGGTACACGTAACAGCAAAGCATGTGGTTTCTGGGTCCCATGTGGATCTGGGACCCAGATATTCCAGATAAAAACCAGATGCTTTGCTATCGATCATGACCATGTGTATTCCTATCAAGCAATCAATGCGAGCATGAAGCGCGAAGTTGAAGTCTTTTTCTGACCTCAGTAAAAAAGGACATGTGACGTACTGTTTGGATGAATTCGTGAGCACCTCAATTgtaaacaaataatgcgagcgcgaggcgcgagtGGAAACTTTTGGATATCCAGGCCTGAAAATTGGACACTTTTGTAATCACGAGGATACCCCACTCATcttatgtataggcctattgtcTTCATGACCCCCGGGGTCAGGCCTATTTGTTTTAGTGGGCCACTAAAACAAATAGGCCTGAAAGCTCGAGGAGCGCGAAGAATGTTTTTAAGGCCCctatattaaaggtcaagtccaccccagaaaattgttgattttaatcgaaagagaaaaatccgcaagcatgatgttgaaaattttatcaaaatcggatgtaaaataagaaagttatttttgttggggtggacttggatTTCAAATATAGGGCCTAAATAAGATTAACAAGATTTTTTAAAGCGCCCCGGAATCTCTCCCCCTCTCACTCAATATTATTATGACGgacaattaaataaaatatttccagtgaaatgaaataaatctcaTGCTCAGTATAggccatagagatatatatactGAACGCAAACTAGTAATataggggccgcggaacggttttcaaagtggggagGCTGagcaaaaagtgggggggctgaccatgcaaaaaatcacaatcatatggtcatttttacgtttttgtacacggttttggaaaaaagtgggggctgaagcccccccccccccaatcccccccccccccccgattccgCGGCCCTAGGCCCTGATATAGGTCTGTCGACGTGGTGCGCATGCGCCTTGTTGATCAAGCGCCTTGTTGATCAAGCGGCTGCAAACAGTAATAgctcattatttttaccatgcTTGCAGTTCTCCGGCCGGTGAACGGAGGAATTCAACACAGAAGAAGAAGCATGCGCATGTGCACAATAACATAAACAAGTGAGATCGCGCGCTAGCGCTGCTCGGACCAGTCTGGAGTAAGATATAGAAATCATGCATCCAATTCCGAAATCAAAGATCATTTTACCAATGGATCCTGATTCCCCGCTGAATAGAGTAAATATAAATCGTTTTTAAATTTTCTTGCCTTTGAATAATATTTGTGTTCTGTAGACACTGAGTTTATCTCGAGCCCAAGCCTTCCAAGGCCAAGAAATCGCCCCCAACTATTTTTTAGAACATATTTCTCGCCGGTCCCACACATTGATATTTGTGACAGGTCCTGCCAATATAGTGCAATGGCAACGCAGTTTCGCACCGTCAACGtcacatttttgtttaaaatattacatccaatttgacaaagaaatatatagtttaaaaattaataaacaacGTACTTTTATCAGTGTTTATAGACCGCAGTTGGCacaaattcctttcaaatgatgattaGAACAAAGTCATTCTCGGTCCTTTTTTTGGTAGTTGTTTACTTGTAAATTGCCATCTTGAGCTTGAGACTcgagtgacgtcatcaacctctttactaacccagggagcctaggggcttaccgtgtatttgaccatataGTCACGGGACTAGGGTAATTTATGGTTTAAATATCTattaaaatgaattgtgaaaacagaaattatgcacttaccacgattataatATATGAAGGTCTAAAAAACGTGTGGcagtatcctgacatcgagggcgaggcacagactggaacctcaaaagaacgaaaagttctgtcgcggtagctctccttctttcaaaattcatagcaaaatggccgatcgagatcGGTACCaagggtgtagggcgcatgcgcgaatttgaccaagtctatatgcgctagtgctatactatactatagcactcggtctcgatcggccattttgttttgaattttgaaagaaggagagctaccgcgagagaacttttcgtttttttgaggttccagtctgtgcctcgatgtcagaaTACTGCCAcacgttagaccttcatccatataatcgtggtaagtgcataatttctgttttcacaattcatttttatagatATTTAAACCATAAATTACCCTAGTCCCGtgactatggtcaaatacacggtaagcccctgggctacCTCTTTACCAGTCGCAATATATCGTGATTTTTACACTGCTCTATGACTTGTCTTCGTATTTTAACGCTGATTGTCTTTGTGTACACATTCTGATCTTGTTGCTCACATTGATTGCCGGGATATCAAAAATTCTTAttggaaagccttgataaaagcctAACTAGCTAGCCTGGCTGGCAGTTTTTCATTTCCGGTTATTTATCTTAAAAACCAAGATTTTTGGCAAGAAACAAAACATTGTCATTGGTACGGTAATACATATTTTTCAGTATTTGATCCGATAATCAGTAATATCAAAAGAAAGCATATAACCTAAGGAAAATCATGGGCCATCATTTAAAATTCTAGAAAtctagacaatttttttttcctaccaCAGTGGTGGAGGGTTTTACCCGTGGGTGCTCGTACTAAATTAACGGGCTACCgttggtgaatggggatgacattaaaatatcagaaattgttgaataaatccccagaaacgacagTTATTCCAGTGTAACATCGCCTAAGCTTGGCTTGGCCTGCTTGGCTTTGCTAGTTTTGATGTGAACTGAATTTAGCGaccaaaagggagggggagggggcaagttGTTGCATTTTCGATGCTGACCTAGGATTCTTTACCGCCTTTCTATGtctgtatgtatttatttttatctacatgtagcttttttttaatctgcatttgtttttttgaaaatgCAGATTTTGATACTTTGATCTGTGATATTCTTAATTCTTTGGACATGAGCTTGTTCTTGCTGATTTTTAACCTCACTGATATTGTACATTTATGAATGTATTCTTAGTTTTCAGTGAAAAGATATGAATGAACTTGAAGAACTTAAAGTTAAACTGTCCTTCAGATAGATATTTCATGTTATGCCTAACTTCAAGTTCAAATCAAACTCTGAACGTAagcttttttaaaagaaaattaatgttatTGTAAAGaagtgaatatacatgtaggtagcaTTTGGCCAGGGCACATGATGAAATGTAATGggaagtacatgtaattgtccTGCAAAAATACCACTTGATTTAGGCATTGACCATCTGTACATGAAGTATTAAAGAGGACCCATGCATTAGGGAGCTACAatgtagtttgctttcacactggtCTGTTTGAGAAAATTGAACATAATCATCCACTGTTGATTTCAGATAATAGTCAAAATAGCATGTAAAGATGTATCATGTACCAGCAATTTTGAATATTACCTGtatgaattttaattattattttgataaatctattattttaaataatcatCCCATTTTATATTGCGTGCCTCATTGACAATGCCTAGTTTTTACTACAGCTATTCTCTGTTTTTATTGTCTTTATTATAGGCTCATCAATGTGAGCGAAAAGCAGAGAGAATGATGAATAATGGACTTCACGATGCCGCTCTACTGTGCTATCAAAATGCATCTGGTATTGACAATTTATAGTTGTATAGGCCCTACCTAATTTACAATAATTTGATAAATgtggatattttattttttgatagatttatatttttcagaatttataggttttcaaaattatgaacattatCATGTGAGACTAAAGGACAATAGCAAGGTAGTATGCATAACCCTATATGCTATAAAACCATGTTAGAGTGAAAAGATAAtacctggaaaaaaaatcatacttatATTTCCAATTGTATGATGAAGTGTCAAGGCTCTCCTAATGGATATAGGCCAATGGCAGGAAATTCACTTTATTCTTGAGTTCAGTGTCCCTTTAGATATGAAAGTGACAAAAAAGCCACTGAAAATTTaatgtactttctttttttcatagaaTTTTTGTGCTCTCGACCACTTAAACACTTGGATTTACACCTTTATTTTGAAGATTCATCTTATTCATTAGTTAATCCTCTCTAACCACGTAGAATTATATGATGAGACTGTTGGTagccaaatatatatatttttagtttaTATTGGATTAATCATCTAAGGATGATCATAGTTTGACCCTAAACACTGTAATATTGCAATACGAATCAATGACCTTTATAGCTTAATCCAAATTGTCATATTACTTAGGCATGATGGCTCAGTAGTTGATgttctctttcattttattgtttctttcaGAGTATATTGTGAAAGCCATGGAGAAAACCAAAGATGCAGTTGTTCTTCATTCTCTGAGACTCCAGAAAGAAAACTATGACAAGATGCCAAATCTTGTCAACAAGAGGAGACAACTTGATGAGAAGAAAATGAATCTAGAGAATCTTCAACTTGCCGTACCGAAGCCTGACAAGAATGGAGTTGCAGAAAAGCCAAGTGAGGAGGACGAAGAGAAAGCAGATGATGTTGATGGAGGGCAGGAAAGTGATGATGAGGGTTGCTTGAAGAGCATGGAGCCAGTGTCCGGCAGAATTCCAGGGGTTCTACAGgcaaaggaagaaaaaagtagaGGTAGAACTGATAGCTTTGAATCTCTCCCATCTGTAGCATCAGAAGACACTGATTCTTTGCTGCAGTGTTTGAACGAGTACCGGTACTCTGAACTTGATAAGAAAGACATGAGGACTTTTTACCGTCCTACAAAGGTTCTTCAAGCCTTAAGAGAGTTCGGTAGTGGGACTGCCAAACCAAGTCTGAAAGTGCATTCTCCACACCAGCAAAAGCAAGCATTGAGAAAGATGGAGGTAGATGACAAAGTGCTTTTGGAGGAACTTTCAATAAAGACCATGGAGATGAAGAATCATGTGGTGAATCTATTGGAACAGATGGAGCGGTGTCAGCAGGAGAATGACCACTTGAAGAACAAGGTCAAGGAACTTCAGCAGGAACTTGAAACACAGAAAAGTCAGCGTAGAGTACAGCAGTCTGTCCATCCTCCAACAGACTTCCGCAATGAATTCAGTGTTCCTTTCAGCTTATTAGCACCCCCTGAAAATGGAGTGTCAGATTTAAATTCAACACCAGGAATAATCATTCCACAGACTCCTCCTGCTCTTGCTCCACTAGAAATGCCAAACTTTGATGATCAGTGATAATGCCAATGTTAGTTGAGAGGaagacctggtgggtgtttcataaagctgttcgtaagttaagaacgactttaagaacgattggTCATACcttcttattcttattcttgtggtaaatggtatattgaattggcgatggCTTAGCACGTATACgtaagaagggttcaccagtcgttcttaaagtccctcttaacttacaaacaactttatgaaacggcgcCCTGGGGGATGTTTATGAAGCTGTTCATGTTAAATGACTTTATAGACAACTAAATGATTGAGCTAAATGATATATCCCTGATCCCTCTGTAACATTTAAGATTATGTTCCAGTTGTGCATAAAGCTTTGTAAAAATTCATGATGAACTCTAAGAAACGCCACATGGGATAATCTAGGTTATGTATAAGATATTACAGTCATAACTTTTTAGCCCTCTGATGAATTTGCGCTACCCTCTATACTCAAGAAATAATACTTTCTttattagggcgaaatttgatCTGACAAtgtcaaatcaacattttctgctaTGGGCAAAGTTTTTACCTGGGGACTGAATAGTTTCTATTTGCACAGTTCACTATTACCTGAAAAACACAGTTGAATTTGTTGCTTACATTGCTGACATACAGCATACTTACTAGTAAGTGTGTAATGTGTTCTGCTTGTACCACTATGATGAATTAAACTGCCCAAAAAAGTGGTTTTAAAAATGAAGGTGAATGCCTTAAATGTAGGCTGCTTGGTGTACATTGGTTTTAAATTCAAACTGGCATTCACAGTTTTTCATCCCATGtaatgtcatgatttttttttttacatccaaatcaccatgttttgatttttttcttcttattttcacaGACATGTGCTCTATTTAGTGCAATGAAGACAGCTATTTAATTTTACATTTGGAgtttttactataaaaaatATGATCCATCAAAGTGGTCTATAAGTTCCTCAGTGTATCATTGATGATGAGATGATCCTGATCATTACAAGTAATATCCATGCATATCTATACTTcagaatagaagaaaaaatagtaaaacttgtttttgtttataaatgattaGTTTTCAGCTTCTAGAGTTAAAAACAATGTATGTTTTTGTCAAACTTCAATGTAGCTGATATAGCCTATCTTGCATTTTCCCCATCACTAACATTCATCTCAAAGTCATAAATATGCTGTTTTAGTTTGGTTATTATggttatatattttatatttataaagaaAAGTTTGTAGGCAAACTTGGATGATGGTGTAAGAATGCAAAAATTGCACTTCTTGGATAAGAAATTTCATTGCAAGTAATATTCTGTGAAAGATAAGGTTCAGGAGTGACAAAATCGGTGGTTTAGATATTCGTACTACTGCTTTGTCAGCCTGACTTTACTGAACTTAGAACATACACTTATGTTAAAACATTAATTTCAAACATGAGAGAGATTAATTatagcaaagaaaaatgttgactgaaatataaaaaaaatgttgaaaatgtatGACAATATTTCAACTCCTTAATTGTAGAACTGATGAAAGTTCTGGATATATATCAGATAATCTCTCACATGGATCTGTTTTGTGGAAGGGATACCATTTGAGATTCCATGTTTGTTGTATTTAATTCATGTCAATATTCTTATTCCTGAACCTGTTTTTTCTTGTATTGGTATGAATAGCTATATTTTTGCCTTATTTTAACTCCAACTTCATGGATTTATTGATACATACTGCCTTGAATCACAAATACTGCCATGaaatccatttttgtctcacctgcatagcagagtgagactataggcgccgcttttccgacggcggcggcgacggcggcggcggcggcggcggcggcgtcaacaccaaatcttaacctgaggttaagtttttgaaatgacagcataacttagaaagtatatggacctagttcatgaaacttggccataaggttaatcaagtattactgaacatcctgcctgagattcatgtcacatgaccaaggtcaaaggtcatttagggtcaatgaacttagaccatgttgggggaatcaacatcaaaatcttaacctaaggttaagtttttgaaatgtcatcataacttagaaaatatatggacctagttcataaaacttatacataaggttaatcaagtatcactgaacatcctgcatgagtttcacgtcacatgaccaaggtcaaaggtcatttagggtcaatgaactttggccgaattgggggtatctgtcgaattaccatcataactttgaaagtttatggatctgattcatgaaacttggacataatagtaatcaagtattactgaacatcctgtgcaagtttcaggttacatgatcaaggtcaaaggtcatttagggtcaatgaactttggccaaattggggtatttgttgaattacagccataaatttgaaagtgtgttggtctagtttataaaacttggacataatagtaatcaagtatcactgaacatcctgtgcgagtttcaggtcacatgatcaaggtcaaaggtcatgtaaggtcaaagaactttggccacgttgggggtatttgttgaattgccatcatatctctataagtgtattggtctagttcataaaacgtggaaataagagtaaccaagtatcactgaacatcttgtgcgagttatagtagttttcaaaatcagcactgctgctatattgaatcgcgtgatgcaggtgagacggccagaggcattccacttgtttgtctTTAGTATCGCTTTAAAGTAACAGAAAATAATAAGGAGTgcaatatataatatacattatGTCCTTATTTTTCATCTTGCCAAAATTTATTTGTTCCAACATGTTATTTGTTCCATATATTGTTCCATATTTTCTCATGTTCTATTTCCTTTTCATCTTGActaattattttcttaaatttcaTTCAGCTCAGTAAGTTTTAATTTCCAATAACCATATTTATACCTAGGAATCAGCGTACGGGCGGTCGGTCTGTCCGTTGCAAATGttgccaattttcatgaaacttggaacaTATATCGTGTTTGGGTggagatgtgcaagacacactTTTCGCATGTGTCAGAGATGTGTCGCAATGGTAACGGTATACTAGTAtttggcaaaaataaggtaaaaatcttgcagttcaaACTGCTTCCTCAGTTTTTTAACAattctcatgaaacttggtagacaaATTGGTATTggtgtaaagatgtgcaagacatattttgtgtgtgtctgAAATCATTTTGTCATGGTAACAAcattaaatgacaaaaattaggTAAAGAACTTGCAGTTTCAATTACTTCattaattttcaaccaattctcatgaaatttggctcacacattgggtTTGAGGTAAAGACTGTGCGAGACCCATATTTTGTGTATGTCGGatattgtgttgccatggtaacaatatacTATAGGCCCCAAATTAGGTAAAAATCTATCAATTTGAACGACTTgattagttttcaaccaattctcatgaaattaggctcacacattggtctcTAAGTAAAAATGTACAGGACATATTTTGGCATGTGTTGGAAATCGTGTTGCCTTGGAAACAATATATTATATGTCAAATATTAGGCAAAAATCATGCCATtcaaactacttcatcagtatttaaccaattctcatgacattcagctcacacattggtcttggggtaatACAAGGCAAGACATTTTTTTCCATGTGTTGGAAACTTTTGGCATGGTAACGGCATAGggcgggggtattaatcaccttcagtgatagtTCTAGTTTTGTAATGTATTCAAGCTTAAAGTGTATAGCTACAAGGCATTGCATCTCAAGaatatgggtaattttttttcaaatgtgtgTATTGATTGtggaaaaagaaattatttcacAATGCAGCCACGAAACCACCCATTAGATGACTATTTTCACATTGTTCACATTTTACTTCATGTATATGTGCACATTTACTTAAAATAAAAGGTATTACATAATTACTGCATGTACTTTAAATTCCAAGGCTTTTAACCCTAATTGTTGGTACTTCCTTACGTCTCGAATATTTTGAAACAAgatttcatgacttttttttctgatCCTTCCCGCacattttgataccaaattcatggCGATTAGACCTACCGTACGGGTGTCAGATTTCGTTTACCAAACACAATCACTGAAATTTCGCTATTTCTCGATATGACTGTATAATGCTATGGACAAAATCAGTAGCTTTTCCAATGTATATAAATACTCTTCTAGTAAGTATCACCATTGTTTCAAATAGTGTAAATAATTACCACACACaacacaccctctcacacacccacacatacgCATCAGAAAACGCTTgataagaaaatggaaaaacaataaaatataagaaataattaccacaacctattttttttcaggaatcGATGAGGCATTaggtcaaacccccgtttggagaaagaccgcagttcagattgcaaactgcgagTTTTATACCCCATTTTACGTTTGGAAATCCCAAAAATCATTTCTAAGCCCTAATCAACCctgcttggccaggtaatccccgctgtctcaatttcacctccacaggccagtatatgagcgttgagccaaggacgaaatgatgaacagctgtgctattacgtaagacttctctgcctgtagtaggaccttcggaatgaaattattgtattcgatatttaatcacgttttcaaaggcatattgtattcagaaatccaatgttagtccattttcaatttcgaacgaagaaaatcgacctcgaaataaggaaagtaagcgaaaaaaattatggcatgTTTTGCAGGGACCGCGCTCAGCGCTGCACATGCATcccatcgtgtgtggccccctgctgtgactgtatatgccgggctgttgtgttatcttcggaccgaggtcaagaaacaggtgttttgatacgtaaattgcttgcttgggggcagttagggtttgtcgtacttggagaagagaattgatgaaGAGGGAAAcaggggtatagtgttctcaaattgAGGTTTTCGTCATGGGTGTTATGAAAGACATTTGTACCAAAAATTCCTACTCCTGAGGCTTTATATAGAGAGATATACCAAAATCTATGATTTCTCgcataaattaattgattaaaataaaaggaTTTATGTACATATAGCTCTATAACTTTGTAGATTACATAATTCTTGACCcttgtgcaaaattttgaggCAATCTGGCAACACACGGCCAAgatcttggggggggggcataatggaCCCTCCCCGGTAATAACAAGGTTTGAAATACCCCAGGAGTATTaggattaaaggagaatgaaaccctgcagaaaatcaatttttatgaaagGAGATAATAGTTGGTAGAGTGTCTGTCTCACAACTGGAAGGTCAGGagatcaattgttttttttttttattcaagacaTGATTCCCATTTCCTTTAAAGTTTCACCATTCTATTTTCTTCCACCCTTTACACAAATCATTTTCTAACAAAGACtagattcttttttaaatattgagaATGTAAATACATATGCCGGAACTTCAAGAAATGCTAGGGAAAATGTAGTTCATTTCTTGAGAAATTATTCAGAGTTCTGTAAAACTAGTTATTCATAAGCAACAAGAAGTGAATAAATGACCAATAAATCATTTGAGTATAGTTCATGTTTATTATTTAATATCATACCAACTGTACAAAAATCTACAAATTTACAAAAGATAACATTAATCAGTTCATACTGCACACATAGTGTTAAACTTGGTTAACTGAAAACTAAAACGTAGATAGAAGAGTCATACATATGGAATTCAAACTGGATGACTTCCATTTCTTCCACACTAATGCAGTTAActtataaaaatgcaaaatattcACCAACACAAAATCATCTCTTGACATAGGGTAAAGCTTGTTTCCTTTTTAAAGGTATATCAGaatatttctacatttttttagatatatccAATCTTTATTTTCCCTGACACTGTACTATGGAACATAGTATTTTCCCTGATGAATGTCAAAGAATCTGAAATGCTGCAGTTTTAATTCATAAAGTTTAAgaggatgtacatgtaccatatcCACCCACCCAGAGAAATgtagaataaaattaaaaaaaacaactagCTTTTAACGACCTATTTGGTTAGAAGATTAGAAAACTCAAAAAGGTatgcatgaatttttttttttactaggcATACCTGATGCCTACCGGAACCAAATGGTCCCTAAACAAGGTCTATGGGAATACGGGAGTTCTGTATCCAGTGGAACAAGTTGCTGGTTAGAAACTA
The genomic region above belongs to Lytechinus pictus isolate F3 Inbred chromosome 12, Lp3.0, whole genome shotgun sequence and contains:
- the LOC129273365 gene encoding nuclear receptor-binding factor 2-like isoform X1 — protein: MHPIPKSKIILPMDPDSPLNRAHQCERKAERMMNNGLHDAALLCYQNASEYIVKAMEKTKDAVVLHSLRLQKENYDKMPNLVNKRRQLDEKKMNLENLQLAVPKPDKNGVAEKPSEEDEEKADDVDGGQESDDEGCLKSMEPVSGRIPGVLQAKEEKSRGRTDSFESLPSVASEDTDSLLQCLNEYRYSELDKKDMRTFYRPTKVLQALREFGSGTAKPSLKVHSPHQQKQALRKMEVDDKVLLEELSIKTMEMKNHVVNLLEQMERCQQENDHLKNKVKELQQELETQKSQRRVQQSVHPPTDFRNEFSVPFSLLAPPENGVSDLNSTPGIIIPQTPPALAPLEMPNFDDQ
- the LOC129273365 gene encoding kinesin-like protein KIF21A isoform X2; the encoded protein is MEKTKDAVVLHSLRLQKENYDKMPNLVNKRRQLDEKKMNLENLQLAVPKPDKNGVAEKPSEEDEEKADDVDGGQESDDEGCLKSMEPVSGRIPGVLQAKEEKSRGRTDSFESLPSVASEDTDSLLQCLNEYRYSELDKKDMRTFYRPTKVLQALREFGSGTAKPSLKVHSPHQQKQALRKMEVDDKVLLEELSIKTMEMKNHVVNLLEQMERCQQENDHLKNKVKELQQELETQKSQRRVQQSVHPPTDFRNEFSVPFSLLAPPENGVSDLNSTPGIIIPQTPPALAPLEMPNFDDQ